The Bacteroidales bacterium genome contains a region encoding:
- a CDS encoding histidine kinase — protein sequence MESGLTRKYFGIAFLLSLVICSTIHFPLLLSVFFDDNDGHGRERFDVGLAAIEFLNTFIVAFLLFTLNYYILRPFSRQRDMKFSNILTAVLLSSLLVVVLVLIFNGIKPFIGFERDSRNHHDELLLRNFFSAALVLGSIFIIRLIYKKQSYELEIEKLRSESLESQFESLKNNLSPHFLFNTLSGINTLIRKSPDTAEEYVNHLSQVLRYTLQSNKKKTVSLSEEIEFTESYLFLIEMRYGPNLKINTNIQEMYLQLELPPLTIQTLVENAVKHNEISIKKPLTIFIETTGNAELVVRNQVQNKLTQEDGTGIGLTNLTRQFQLLGEREIQILQEDNEFKVIIPLIKASVS from the coding sequence ATGGAATCAGGTTTAACAAGGAAATATTTTGGTATTGCATTTCTGCTGTCGCTGGTGATTTGTTCGACAATCCATTTTCCGCTTCTGCTCTCTGTTTTTTTTGATGATAACGACGGTCACGGAAGAGAACGATTTGATGTCGGTCTTGCAGCAATTGAGTTTTTGAACACTTTCATTGTTGCCTTCCTGTTGTTTACACTCAACTATTACATCCTCAGGCCTTTTTCAAGACAGAGGGATATGAAATTTTCAAATATCCTGACTGCTGTTTTATTGAGTTCATTACTTGTTGTTGTACTTGTTCTCATCTTCAATGGCATTAAACCATTCATAGGCTTTGAAAGAGATTCGCGTAATCATCATGACGAACTTCTTCTAAGAAATTTCTTCAGCGCAGCTTTAGTACTCGGGTCCATCTTCATTATCCGGTTGATTTATAAGAAGCAGTCATACGAACTTGAAATTGAAAAACTGCGAAGTGAAAGTCTGGAAAGCCAGTTTGAATCTTTAAAAAATAATCTAAGTCCTCATTTTCTATTCAATACGCTGAGCGGTATTAATACTCTCATCAGAAAGTCTCCCGACACTGCAGAAGAATATGTTAATCACCTCTCTCAGGTGCTCCGCTATACCCTACAGAGCAATAAGAAAAAAACAGTTTCTCTTAGTGAGGAAATTGAGTTTACCGAATCGTACCTTTTTCTGATAGAGATGAGGTATGGACCAAACCTGAAAATCAACACAAATATTCAGGAAATGTACCTGCAATTGGAGTTACCTCCGCTTACAATACAAACTTTGGTCGAAAACGCCGTAAAACACAACGAGATAAGCATTAAGAAACCGCTTACAATTTTCATTGAAACAACAGGGAATGCCGAACTGGTTGTCAGAAACCAGGTACAGAATAAACTCACTCAGGAAGACGGAACCGGGATCGGACTAACCAATCTGACCAGGCAGTTTCAGCTTCTGGGCGAAAGAGAGATACAGATTCTTCAGGAAGATAATGAGTTTAAAGTGATAATTCCTCTGATTAAAGCTTCTGTTTCATGA
- a CDS encoding response regulator transcription factor: MRAIIIEDETLAADHLQRILLDIKDIQVITVLDTIQATIEWFEASPQPELVFMDIHLADGSAFKIFERVNILCPIIFTTAYDEYAIKAFNVNSIDYLLKPITRQKVEKALEKLKRMKGEPSGQIDIQQLITSLTKGKQYKTHFLVPAKGSRLIPLLAKDIAYIHIEDGLVKAITPDGTFVLDNTMDELAAELNPFEFFRANRQFIISRNSIREVDFWFNNRLSVNLKVSIPEKILISRVRVSEFRKWFSGT, translated from the coding sequence ATGAGAGCGATAATAATTGAAGATGAAACCCTTGCGGCAGATCACCTGCAAAGGATCCTGCTTGATATAAAAGACATTCAGGTTATTACAGTACTCGATACTATTCAGGCTACTATAGAGTGGTTTGAGGCCTCTCCTCAGCCTGAACTAGTGTTCATGGATATTCACCTGGCCGATGGCTCCGCTTTTAAAATATTCGAACGAGTTAACATTTTATGCCCGATCATTTTCACAACGGCATATGATGAGTACGCTATTAAGGCCTTCAATGTAAACAGTATCGATTATCTGTTAAAACCAATCACACGTCAGAAAGTAGAAAAGGCTTTGGAAAAGCTGAAACGCATGAAAGGTGAGCCTTCAGGGCAGATTGACATTCAGCAGTTGATAACTTCCCTTACCAAAGGGAAGCAGTACAAAACTCATTTTCTTGTTCCTGCAAAAGGAAGCAGACTGATACCCTTACTTGCAAAAGATATAGCCTATATTCATATTGAGGATGGACTGGTTAAGGCTATTACTCCTGACGGCACTTTTGTGCTTGATAATACTATGGATGAACTGGCTGCCGAGCTCAATCCCTTTGAGTTTTTCAGAGCTAACAGACAGTTCATTATTTCCCGGAATTCGATAAGGGAAGTTGACTTTTGGTTCAATAACAGACTATCAGTCAATCTAAAGGTATCAATACCTGAAAAGATTCTGATCAGCAGGGTACGTGTTTCCGAGTTCAGGAAATGGTTTTCAGGAACTTAA
- a CDS encoding PQQ-binding-like beta-propeller repeat protein, protein MRKIKILSLALSLFFIGVSFLNAQNWPGWRGPNGDGTSAEISLPTRWDSVTNVVWRTKVPGTGYSSPVIWKDKLFITTAVKETQEKILLCYDNKSGKLLWQKTVVKSPFEGKHDNNSHASGTPATDGNKVFVSFLDGKDVVVAAYDFSGKQIWLQKPGTFSSPHGYSCSPVIFEDKVIINGDSQGDSFLAALSKTDGKVIWRVAHERPAHSFSTPIIRKIAGKTQMIFGGNKEIASYNPSDGSKYWFVNGPSEDFCSSPVYNEKTGLVLMSSAWPTRILMAIKPDGKGDVTNTHIVWQTRDGAFYVPSPASIDNYLLTTMTTGKLHCLDVATGKILWIENMGPQYSSPVIANGLIYMPKDDGVITVIKPGTKFEYISKNPLGEKMFASPAISNGKIYLRGFKNLYCISANGKF, encoded by the coding sequence ATGAGAAAGATAAAAATTCTTAGCCTTGCACTGTCATTATTCTTTATTGGAGTCTCTTTTCTTAATGCTCAGAACTGGCCCGGATGGCGCGGACCTAACGGTGACGGGACAAGTGCCGAGATCAGCTTGCCTACCAGATGGGATTCCGTTACCAATGTTGTGTGGAGAACCAAAGTTCCAGGTACCGGATACTCATCACCTGTAATCTGGAAGGATAAGCTTTTTATAACAACAGCTGTGAAGGAGACGCAGGAAAAAATTCTGCTCTGCTATGATAATAAAAGCGGAAAGCTATTATGGCAAAAAACTGTTGTAAAATCTCCTTTTGAGGGCAAGCACGATAATAACAGTCACGCTTCAGGCACTCCCGCAACAGACGGGAATAAGGTCTTTGTCTCCTTTTTAGACGGGAAGGATGTTGTTGTTGCTGCATATGATTTTTCAGGAAAACAGATCTGGCTCCAAAAGCCCGGAACGTTTTCCAGTCCACACGGATACAGCTGCTCCCCTGTTATCTTTGAAGACAAAGTGATAATAAATGGTGACAGTCAGGGTGATTCATTCCTAGCTGCATTAAGCAAAACAGATGGTAAAGTTATATGGAGAGTGGCACATGAAAGACCCGCTCACAGTTTCAGTACTCCGATAATCAGAAAAATTGCAGGCAAAACACAAATGATCTTTGGCGGGAATAAGGAAATTGCCTCATATAATCCATCTGACGGATCGAAATACTGGTTTGTCAACGGACCTTCCGAGGACTTTTGTTCAAGTCCGGTTTATAATGAAAAGACAGGACTTGTACTAATGAGCAGTGCCTGGCCTACGAGAATACTTATGGCTATTAAGCCTGATGGCAAGGGAGATGTAACAAATACTCATATTGTTTGGCAGACAAGGGATGGCGCTTTCTATGTACCATCACCGGCCAGCATAGACAATTATCTTCTTACAACAATGACAACCGGGAAACTTCATTGTCTCGATGTTGCAACAGGCAAAATTCTCTGGATCGAAAATATGGGTCCACAGTATTCTTCTCCTGTAATTGCTAATGGACTGATATATATGCCGAAAGACGATGGTGTGATTACTGTAATTAAGCCTGGTACAAAATTTGAATATATTTCAAAAAATCCTTTAGGTGAAAAGATGTTTGCATCGCCCGCCATAAGTAATGGTAAAATTTACCTCAGGGGTTTTAAGAACCTGTACTGTATTAGTGCAAATGGAAAGTTTTAA
- a CDS encoding DUF4982 domain-containing protein has protein sequence MKHNHYFIILFSSILLCMPLLVKGQASFGNAELINDGWLFRLKDEPDAYKPDFKDNSWRKLDLPHDWSIEGTLSPTLASCTGYLPGGIAWYRKKLEIPAELNGKKVFVYFEGVYNRSTVYLNGQLLGFRPNGYVSFAYDLTPYLEPGESNVLAVRVDHSQSADSRWYTGSGIYRDVWLVTSDPVHFDMWGVTYQTRQVKSNQAVIQVSADVKNETKAETDAKVLIQWLDLSGKVVAQSTVKKKLPAGSVSKISTDLTIKNPLLWSTDSPNLYQLKTTLYSGTKIVDETVCNAGIRTTMYDPDKGFALNGKWMKMKGVCIHHDAGVLGSAVPREVWKRRLITLKSLGCNAIRMSHNLQAPDVYELCDELGFLVMDEGFDEFEFPKKKWMQGWNVGEPGFQGTFDFFEEWSDRDVASMVLRDRNHPSVILWSIGNEVDYPNDPYSHPILNGSEFNQPVSGGYDPKKPNAERLGPIGKRLSGVIRAIDTSRKVTGALAGVIMTNETDYPKYLDVVGYNYTEDRYAADHKKYPERVIYGSENGHSYNSWKAVRDNEYIFGQFIWTGFDYLGESNAWPSRGFNSGMIDLAGNLKPRGYFRMAMWSDKPMTYIGTYRQGRGGRRGLSDSALPVWNYNEGDTVRVVCYTNCPQSQLSLNGEPVGTPKNQDDNTGIIYWDIPFKAGKLEVTGLKDGKEAAKYSIQTSGRSYSIIATPDKSSLSSKKEVVHINIQIVDQNGVPVILADDEVTCTITGPARLLGLESANNSDMTNYRDNSHRVFNGRMLAYLQSTGTAGEVNITFSAPWLKSAKIRLTAEK, from the coding sequence ATGAAACACAATCATTACTTTATAATCCTGTTTTCCAGCATTTTACTTTGTATGCCTCTTTTGGTAAAAGGACAAGCTTCTTTCGGTAACGCTGAACTGATAAACGACGGATGGCTATTCAGGCTTAAGGATGAGCCGGATGCTTACAAACCAGATTTTAAAGATAACAGCTGGAGAAAACTTGACTTACCCCATGACTGGAGTATTGAAGGTACTCTAAGTCCGACGCTGGCAAGCTGTACCGGTTATTTACCCGGCGGTATTGCCTGGTACAGAAAGAAACTGGAGATCCCTGCAGAACTAAACGGGAAAAAGGTTTTCGTGTATTTTGAGGGAGTATACAATCGCAGCACCGTTTATTTAAATGGTCAGTTACTGGGATTCCGTCCAAACGGATATGTTTCTTTTGCTTATGATCTTACTCCTTATCTGGAACCAGGGGAATCAAATGTTCTTGCGGTAAGGGTAGATCACAGCCAGTCTGCCGACTCGCGCTGGTATACCGGCTCAGGTATTTACAGAGATGTATGGCTGGTAACTTCAGATCCGGTACATTTTGATATGTGGGGAGTTACATACCAGACAAGGCAGGTAAAGAGTAATCAGGCAGTAATTCAGGTGAGTGCAGATGTTAAGAATGAAACTAAAGCTGAAACCGATGCAAAGGTCCTGATCCAGTGGCTTGATTTATCAGGGAAAGTAGTTGCCCAGTCTACAGTGAAAAAGAAGCTGCCTGCGGGTAGTGTAAGTAAGATCTCTACTGATTTAACTATAAAGAATCCTCTTTTATGGAGCACAGATTCTCCAAACCTGTATCAATTGAAAACTACTTTATATTCCGGCACAAAAATAGTGGACGAGACAGTATGCAATGCCGGGATCCGTACCACGATGTACGATCCTGATAAAGGATTTGCCCTCAACGGGAAATGGATGAAAATGAAAGGAGTGTGCATTCATCATGACGCTGGCGTATTAGGATCTGCAGTTCCCCGTGAGGTATGGAAACGCCGACTGATTACATTGAAATCGCTGGGATGCAATGCTATTCGTATGAGTCACAACCTGCAGGCACCTGACGTTTACGAACTGTGTGACGAGCTTGGATTTCTTGTAATGGATGAAGGATTTGATGAGTTTGAGTTTCCAAAAAAGAAATGGATGCAAGGATGGAATGTAGGAGAGCCCGGATTCCAGGGGACTTTTGATTTTTTTGAAGAGTGGAGCGACAGGGATGTGGCTTCAATGGTACTTCGCGACAGAAACCATCCTTCAGTTATCTTATGGAGCATAGGGAACGAAGTCGATTATCCGAACGATCCTTACTCCCATCCGATTCTGAACGGCAGTGAATTCAATCAGCCGGTAAGCGGGGGATATGATCCGAAAAAACCAAATGCAGAGCGTCTGGGTCCAATAGGAAAAAGGCTTTCAGGGGTAATCAGGGCTATCGACACTTCACGAAAAGTTACTGGTGCACTTGCAGGTGTTATAATGACCAATGAGACCGATTATCCAAAATATCTTGATGTTGTCGGATACAATTACACTGAAGACAGATATGCTGCAGACCATAAAAAATATCCCGAACGAGTAATTTACGGAAGTGAGAACGGTCACAGTTATAATTCCTGGAAAGCAGTTAGGGATAATGAATATATTTTTGGCCAGTTTATCTGGACCGGATTTGATTATCTCGGAGAGTCAAATGCCTGGCCTTCAAGAGGATTTAATTCAGGGATGATAGACTTAGCCGGAAATCTGAAACCAAGGGGCTATTTCAGAATGGCTATGTGGTCAGATAAGCCAATGACCTATATCGGAACCTACCGACAAGGCAGAGGTGGCCGCAGAGGATTGTCAGATTCTGCACTTCCTGTTTGGAATTATAATGAAGGAGATACCGTAAGGGTTGTATGTTACACCAATTGCCCCCAATCGCAGTTAAGCCTTAACGGCGAACCCGTCGGAACACCTAAAAATCAAGACGATAATACAGGAATCATTTACTGGGATATACCTTTCAAAGCAGGAAAACTGGAAGTCACCGGATTGAAAGACGGTAAGGAAGCTGCAAAGTATTCCATTCAGACATCCGGAAGATCCTATTCTATTATTGCAACACCTGATAAATCGAGCCTCTCATCGAAAAAAGAGGTGGTACATATCAACATTCAGATTGTCGACCAGAATGGTGTTCCTGTTATCCTTGCTGACGATGAGGTTACCTGCACAATTACCGGACCAGCACGTCTTCTGGGGCTTGAAAGTGCCAACAATTCCGACATGACAAATTACCGGGATAATTCTCACAGGGTATTCAATGGAAGAATGCTGGCTTACCTGCAATCGACCGGCACAGCAGGAGAAGTAAATATTACTTTCTCTGCTCCCTGGCTGAAGTCAGCAAAAATAAGGCTGACAGCCGAAAAGTGA
- a CDS encoding amino acid permease, whose translation MGNQRNLVRALGVGYVVIFVVANIIGSGVYKKIAPMASELHSSVWIIAAWIAAGIITLFGALSNAEVAGMLADTGGEFVYLKKIYNRFFAFMYGWSLFTVIQTATISSLAYVFAQSLNSIVPIPEVFASLQHFTVGGVFFPFQGFGVKLTAILLILILTGLNISGLKSGAGVSKAIMIMVFAGLLTIILFGLTSNTPRPQNFMDLRDLTNGTVTLSAFYTAMLAAFWAYQGWVSVGFIGGEVKDPTKNIPKGIVTGVFIVIFIYLLVNITYLTLLSIPQLTGIHEAGNQIAAVEAVRSFWGTGGVLFISILILITTLGCTNASILTGARPYYAMASEKLFFPGIAKINKANVPSTSLLWQGIWASVLVLSGTFDQLTDMIIFAVFIFYGATTLGVFILRRRMPDVHRPYKVWGYPVVPAIFIIFCIGLFFNTIIARPREAAIGLILIFSGIPVYFLLKRKYSRTDSDQEIH comes from the coding sequence ATGGGTAATCAGCGAAACCTGGTCAGGGCACTGGGAGTAGGGTACGTAGTTATTTTTGTTGTTGCCAATATTATCGGATCGGGTGTATATAAGAAAATCGCTCCGATGGCTTCGGAACTCCATTCATCTGTATGGATCATCGCAGCGTGGATTGCAGCAGGTATTATAACACTTTTCGGAGCATTGAGTAATGCTGAAGTAGCAGGAATGCTGGCAGATACAGGAGGTGAATTTGTATATCTGAAGAAGATCTACAACCGTTTTTTTGCTTTTATGTACGGATGGTCGCTATTCACTGTTATCCAGACTGCTACAATATCCTCCCTGGCATATGTATTTGCACAATCGCTGAATAGTATTGTCCCCATACCTGAGGTTTTTGCTTCACTCCAGCATTTTACAGTCGGGGGTGTTTTCTTCCCTTTTCAGGGATTCGGAGTTAAGCTTACAGCAATTCTGCTAATACTGATTTTGACCGGTCTGAATATTTCCGGTTTGAAAAGCGGGGCAGGAGTAAGTAAAGCCATAATGATAATGGTTTTTGCCGGCCTCCTTACAATTATTCTGTTTGGTTTGACAAGCAATACTCCCAGGCCCCAGAACTTTATGGATTTAAGGGACTTAACAAATGGGACAGTTACTCTTTCGGCTTTTTATACTGCGATGCTGGCTGCTTTCTGGGCCTACCAGGGATGGGTTTCTGTAGGATTTATCGGTGGAGAGGTCAAAGATCCTACTAAGAATATTCCAAAAGGAATTGTTACAGGTGTCTTTATTGTGATATTCATTTATTTGCTGGTCAATATAACATACCTGACACTTTTATCAATTCCTCAGCTGACAGGTATCCACGAAGCTGGTAATCAGATTGCCGCTGTTGAAGCAGTGAGGAGTTTCTGGGGAACAGGAGGTGTTCTTTTTATTTCAATCCTTATACTTATTACTACACTGGGATGTACGAATGCGAGCATACTCACAGGTGCCAGGCCCTATTATGCCATGGCCAGTGAAAAGCTTTTCTTCCCCGGCATAGCAAAGATTAATAAGGCCAATGTACCATCAACCTCCCTTCTCTGGCAGGGAATTTGGGCCTCAGTGCTTGTTCTTTCCGGTACTTTCGACCAGCTGACAGACATGATCATATTTGCTGTTTTTATTTTCTATGGTGCCACCACCCTGGGGGTATTTATTTTACGCCGGAGGATGCCTGATGTGCACAGACCTTATAAGGTATGGGGTTATCCCGTTGTGCCTGCCATCTTTATTATATTTTGTATAGGCCTCTTTTTCAACACAATAATTGCCAGACCCCGCGAAGCTGCAATAGGACTCATTCTCATCTTTTCCGGAATCCCTGTATATTTCTTGCTGAAAAGAAAATACTCAAGAACAGATTCTGATCAGGAAATCCATTAA
- a CDS encoding aminotransferase class V-fold PLP-dependent enzyme yields the protein MMNKTDSFIELEKSVYAALETYSNVHRGSGHFSMVTTRLYEQARDIVLDFTGLDKGKFVIIFCSPRYAEILSARLKPDSYKVISSQSFGLPLGVRALAVKKNKLPGGVPFLTGGGTTRLISPGWVIWASGTDRFEAGTPAIINVIAFARALQLIKQHGHEIFLGPHDETLTASEILYRDDLEKFTGKELLNKLRRTVIGNGILVPTVEGIKPYINLDNSASTPAFEAVWKAVYQIWHQPIPVQQEIIREVRSVCAGALGAPLVNYDIFFTSNTTEAINMASESLYREVEHGIEPVVLSTLLEHSSNDLPWRFNNFRVIRFSINREGFFDTEELERLLAGYNQKKEYGNERIKVVAISGASNVLGSANDLKSISLIVHKYGAKLLVDGAQLVAHRKIEIEQWGIDLLAFSAHKVYAPFGTGVLIAAKGLLKFNSTESDQIKSSGEENVAGIAALGKSLLLMQRIGMSLIEEEEKALTRKAIQGLAGIDGVTIYGLKDPSSPQFDRKVGVIVFTVKGFMSDKVAKELSMRGIGIRYGCHCAHMLVKNILGVPPSLEKFQKIIARLFPRLRFPGVARISFGIETTEAEIDTLIEVIGKIAKKTPLLNRKETEKQIDEFIIAAGKRVYI from the coding sequence ATGATGAACAAAACTGATTCATTTATTGAACTGGAGAAAAGCGTTTATGCTGCTCTTGAAACATATTCCAACGTACACAGGGGAAGCGGTCACTTCTCAATGGTTACAACTCGATTATACGAGCAGGCCAGAGATATTGTACTTGATTTCACCGGACTTGATAAGGGAAAATTTGTTATTATTTTTTGTTCTCCAAGATATGCAGAGATCCTTAGCGCAAGACTGAAACCGGATAGTTATAAAGTTATATCCAGCCAGAGCTTTGGACTTCCTCTGGGGGTAAGGGCTTTAGCAGTAAAGAAAAATAAGTTACCGGGAGGTGTTCCTTTCCTGACCGGAGGCGGGACAACCAGACTAATCTCCCCCGGATGGGTAATATGGGCAAGTGGCACTGACAGATTTGAAGCCGGAACACCTGCCATTATAAATGTAATTGCTTTTGCAAGGGCACTTCAGCTAATCAAGCAACATGGGCATGAGATTTTTTTGGGCCCTCATGATGAAACTCTCACTGCTTCTGAAATACTCTATCGTGATGATCTAGAAAAATTTACAGGAAAAGAACTTCTCAATAAACTCAGGAGAACAGTAATTGGCAATGGAATCCTTGTTCCGACTGTTGAAGGTATCAAACCATATATAAATCTGGATAACAGTGCCAGTACCCCTGCATTCGAAGCTGTTTGGAAAGCAGTTTATCAGATCTGGCATCAGCCAATACCAGTGCAGCAGGAGATCATCCGGGAAGTGAGATCTGTTTGTGCCGGAGCACTGGGTGCACCACTGGTGAACTACGATATTTTCTTTACTTCCAATACCACCGAAGCTATAAACATGGCTTCTGAAAGTTTGTACAGGGAAGTTGAACATGGTATTGAACCTGTAGTCCTCAGCACACTTCTGGAACACTCTTCCAATGATCTGCCATGGCGTTTTAACAATTTCAGGGTAATCCGGTTTTCAATTAACAGGGAAGGATTTTTTGATACCGAAGAACTGGAAAGATTACTGGCAGGATACAACCAGAAAAAGGAGTATGGAAATGAACGTATAAAAGTGGTCGCAATAAGCGGTGCTTCAAATGTACTGGGATCAGCTAACGACTTGAAATCAATCAGCTTAATAGTTCACAAATATGGTGCGAAACTTCTTGTTGACGGAGCACAGCTGGTTGCTCACAGGAAGATTGAAATTGAACAATGGGGTATTGACCTTCTTGCCTTTTCCGCACATAAAGTCTATGCGCCTTTCGGAACAGGAGTGCTGATTGCAGCAAAGGGATTGCTAAAATTCAATTCAACGGAATCAGATCAGATAAAATCATCGGGCGAAGAGAATGTTGCTGGTATTGCTGCCCTGGGAAAATCGCTTTTGCTGATGCAGCGTATCGGGATGAGTCTGATAGAAGAGGAAGAAAAGGCACTGACAAGAAAAGCAATTCAGGGATTAGCGGGGATAGACGGCGTTACAATATATGGACTGAAAGATCCTTCATCACCCCAGTTCGACCGGAAAGTGGGAGTAATTGTATTCACAGTGAAGGGCTTTATGTCAGACAAAGTTGCTAAAGAATTATCAATGAGAGGTATTGGCATACGTTATGGTTGCCATTGCGCGCATATGCTGGTAAAAAATATTCTTGGAGTCCCTCCTTCTCTTGAGAAATTCCAGAAAATAATTGCCAGATTATTTCCGCGATTAAGATTTCCCGGTGTTGCCCGTATAAGCTTTGGTATAGAAACAACTGAAGCTGAGATTGACACTCTGATCGAAGTTATTGGTAAAATTGCCAAAAAGACTCCCCTGCTAAACAGGAAAGAAACCGAAAAGCAGATTGATGAATTTATAATAGCTGCAGGTAAGAGAGTATACATATGA